The DNA segment TGATCTGATGAGGATGCATGAccaagcgccttcagctaagtgAGTCCATCAAAGCTAATGTGGTTAGAATCCagtgtcgaacacttacagagctattgattttggcgATTCATTTACCGCTGCACAGGTAACCATCGTCTTCCCctaaatttaatattttatgtttCTTATTTTTGACAGTGAAATTAACTTCTTTTCTGTCTGATAATCTTATGGTTACTGGTTTCGGGAACCACAATCTCCTGAGACAAACGTATTGACTCAAATTACAAGATAAAAAATTCACTAACAACTAACAAAATGAGTTGGATAAATGAAGTTCAGTGGTCAATCTGCCTTCGATGAAACTTTAATCAGGACATGAAAATAACTAAGTCAACATAAAGCGAGTGCAAAGAAGCCAGTTGGTTGATGTCGGGTGTGCTTTTTTTATTCACAATTTTCCAATGAGCACCATATAAACAGAGTGATGAAAATTCAAATTGCATGTCGAAAAACACAAGTGGGAGTAAGGCGGAAAAGGGGAAGAATATCAATACGTCTTTAATCGTTCAAGATGTGATCCTTGGGAAAGCTTCGGAATCCGAATGGTTTGCATGAAATTATCTGTTATCTGTTTAGGTCCGAATTGAATGAAGATGATTTGGCAGAAAAGACATGTTATGATATTGTCAAAGATATAGTTGATGAATCACTCAGTACCATATTCcagatatatttaaataatcagCTAATACCATTCACAGTTTATCAAGCATCTCTGTGCCTCATGCAAAGCATTGACGTAACTAGAGCCATACAATTTTGTATATTACAGAACGTAGTTAGAATTCATGTCCTACGATCAAGGAGAGACTAATATTAATCTTAACCCAGAGTGGTTTGAAGATGAACGCACGTACTGGTTTTTATACCTGGATTTTGTTTGTTAGTTGCTGAATCAAGTGGAATAGATTCATGAGCTCAAGGAGCTATTTCCAAGACTTATTATGCAAAGATCTCAGACAGTGAACAACTTCAAAAGAATCATCAAGTTTTACCAATGCTCCAGACCAGTTTTATCCATATGTAGATGCTTCTGTCTTTGATTTGAGGAGcgtattttttattattaacataaTGTTACTTTAGTGACCATTTACATGACTTTAGTTAGATCGGACAAATGATCGTTAACGAATGGTTGCTTTCGAAATATATATCCTGACTATTGTCTCATATTATCATCGATAAAGAATAGTGAAACACGAAGAGATTCTTATGAGCAACAGTAGAGTAAGTAGCGTCGATTAGCGATTAATGCATCCAAATTCGTCATACGTGGAGTTTGTGTGGGATAAAAATTATCCAACCGTAAAATGATAACTGCATTGGTGGATGATATTTATTGCTGTACTGTAACTTATAGTAATCGTGAAATGCGAAGTCACTTTACGTTATGACAGGTTCATCGAGTTTTCGTTAAACGTgcattagtagaatgaccagaggaacagaatAGTAACTGCGGAGATGAGACATGCGGAGTCGTACTCTTTTTTGTTCGTAGAGCCTAGCGTGGTTTATATCGTTTGAGGGATACGCTTTCGACCTCGTTTGTCAAGAAACCGTACTAAGGTGTGGcgaaaataccaatacatatgattattcATGACGGTGAACAAAACTGACTTGgttgtgacgaacaagagtgtatcctTGAGAGATTAGCTGTAAACTGTATGTTCTAACATGCGGTGTAGcaggaatagaatattaattgcagtGATCAATTAATGTTTATGGGTTATGAATGCTTCAGCTTGCAGTTATACATGCAAACGAATAGGTATGGTGTGACGCAATAAGGATGAATAAATTGTCTtatccggaagctagaataagctatgtaggtTTCAAATAACAACCAAGACTGCACTACtctgaaaatatttttctaaagaATGGTGCTTCCTACTGTAAAAGAAAAGATGTATTTGCTTACTTTAGTAGCGCTTGACGTATATTCATGAAAACTTGGTGAATAGTCTTTCAAGGGcaaatcaatttttttaaatctaaCAATATTCTTTCAacaaaagtcagtcagtcagctgcaaCGTAGAACCGAGCACATAtctgcatcggtccaagttgccttatctcgttagcacaacaagatgaacaccggattcatagaagtagttaatttagtagtggtaatatataaaagataggttgtatataaaggtATAGtgtaggaaggaagaaagttatgaagcaattttaatcttaaggtttaagggaagataaagagtgtatacacctacaccgttttgatcgattctgagacatgtcacacagagtcttcaaccattggttacgatagtcacgtggaccccaaccaagtagtctgcacctaccaacatggcttagtctAGAAGTTAGTGgtcagacacatatatgcatcgatccaagttgccacacctcattcaaaaaaaacaatcatagaatatcaaagattactgattttatgaataaataattcgtCCTATCTATTGCAACATTTCATCAGAACTTTCAGGATTCATCTCACACTTACTCAGTAGTTATGGAATGATGAACACACTATTGAATCTTGAATGATTGAGATTACTTAACtttgaaaatattcattgaaaaataaACTGAACTGATAAGCATcagcatttcagagttgatgttgaaattcacttagtattgtttgtttgaatcacaCCATTGcgcaagcaagtagctatcaggactcagtgaccgagtgaataacgtgatggcgtttaaagcgaaaggtactgggttcgagtctcagagtgaacatcaactctgagatgcaggtacatccagctgatgagtcccaaataggacgaagtgtcgcgcgtcgtggattccactgctagccactatccatctttgcttaccatgcttgagaattaaggctatatcgaggcaatatgcacattTGCCAATTAGatattgaccagttgcagtcctaaaacatcaatggaaagatttaaacaaacaatacaaagtgataAGCATCCTTTTCATATGAAGTAAATTTACCTGCTACTAGATCACTTATTATTTCAGTCCATCCCAAAACGAAACTTTTTTAGCCAGTATTGCTTGTTTATGTAAAACTGTACATTTATACAGAAAGCTCGAagatacactctttatcttcccttaaaccttgagattaaaattgcttcataactttcttccttcctatactatatccttagtgcttgaagtcactaacttctagttttagctatgttggtagatgcagactacttggttggggtccgtgcgactatcgtaaacaatggttgaagactctgtgtgacatgtctcagaatcgatcacaatggtgtaggtgtatacactctttatcttcccctaAACCTTGACATTAAAATTGCTGCATAaatttcttccttcctatacctATATAtacctgaagttctagtgagaagtcgtgaccagtggagctaatctatgtcaggtagagacaggtatctacctcagtacaataagttggtcgcgcaatgtCGTGGGTTGGTTGgggttagacaataacaccgctggatgccggctcagtggtttatcgattaagtgctctggcgcgagactggtaggtccttggtttgaatcccgcgtggcaggatcgtgtatgcgcactgctgaggagccctacaataagacgaaacggccgtccagtgcttccaggtttttcacggtggtctagcttcaattgactcatgatcttaactatataaaattactagaatctccacaaaacctacTTGTGATGATTTTTGTTAATAAGCGACATGAGATTCATTGAAAATCAAGATGTGTTATCCGAGTTTGAGGAAATGAGCACCAATGACGATGCTAAAGATTGAATTGAGAACTGTTAAATTTCACAACTACCATGATAGCTTTAAGACATTCATTTAAACTTCAGTGGTTTCAACCTTGAACTTCAGTTAGTCTGTGATATAACACGGTTATTTGCTCAATGTTTCCAGTGTTTTTATTTGCACTGACATCATCTACCATCATAAATTGAGTCACTTGCCGGTATAATTTCCCGTCGCCAATACACATATCTCCAATTAACCAGTTTATGTTGACACATTTGCCTCATGACCAGATTGTCAATATATATCTGGCATACAAATAGTGGTACAATCAAGAACTCACATATCTCCCTTATCAATGAATGTCATATCAAGTCAATCTACTCGGGATGCACATATGGCATCAGAGACAGATCAATTCGAGTtttgaatatcaacaacggggAATTACAAAACTTTTTTAACTACTTCATACTTTTTGTTTAAGTTACTTGCTTAATGCCCACGGTAGCTTAATGGATAGTAAGTTGGTATCTATAACGGGGTTCTAATACGATGTTCTAGTCTCATCTTAAATATTAACAATATGGCACAAGCAGATCCAGTTGaaaagtctcaaataggatgacaCTCATGTTCGTGGCATCGCTCCTAGCCACATTCTAAATATATCAAAACAATAAGGTAAACGGCTTTCAAATAATATTGGCGTCTAataaaaatttcttttcaattatagATCACACCATTATGCCTAGTGAACAAAAAGATTCCATCCATGAACTAATTAAACAGTTAAAAGATTCTACATTGAAGTCATCTATAGAGAATGTATCTATGGAAGTGAGATAATTTTCTAATCTGTTCAATTCATCCAGAATAATATGTTAGTTAAAAACGACAATATCAGCAAAGAAGATAATCCAACTAAAAGGAAATCAAGGAAGCCACTCATGAAACAACTGCCTGAAACTATGGTAATTATAGTCATTGTTAAGTGTATATACTAAAATATTCTGTCAGTTATGTTTATTGTTAGGTATGCGATAGCAGACACAATAAAAGCTTTGTTTGATTTCGATCTCTACTCCTTTTTTACGGGTCGTAGATGCTAATTGCTGATAAGGTTCACACTAAAGAGAACCGACTGCCTAGTGATTCCAGGTTCTCAATCACTGTCTAACTTACATCGGTTcgtaatttcaatgaaaaataattttgttcCTTCACTTGTAGTAAACTAAGAATTTGTTATGATGGATCCTCAGTTCTTAGTTGGAtttctttataattatttttacagCATGAAGTGCTTGGAGATCTAAGGTTAAAATACTCTCAACTGAGCCAGTCACTTTTTTTCTACCTGGATAGAAATGTGAACACTTAGTTTCGCCGATTTGATGATTGTATTTGATTTCATATTGAATAACAGATATTTTACAAAACGCCACTTGTTCTGTCTCGTAGTACATGTTAGAAAAACTAACTTGGATATTTTAGTTCAGTGCAGTTTCACAATAGTAAGATTAAAGCGCgaactacttatttatttgatagtAGTTCAACAAATTGAGTGAAAATTTGTTTTGAGATTTGATTgtgacattttttaaaattctatgTAGTTACAAAACAAACGAATAAATGGATCTGGAAAATTAGTTTTTGACTATGAAGGAAATCTAATAAGTGTACCCAAGTTATATCcagtcaataataataagcaagATGAATCATTCACTACTGATTCACATTCAAATGgaactgataataatattttaggAAATGAAATTCCAATTCAATGGCGTTTTGTATTAAAGTCATATTCTAACAGTACAACTAACAATCAATTTGGCATAAGAATAAATAGTAAAGTAAGTGATAATCAACTTGACCTAGAAGGCTTTATGCTAGCTGAGACTTGTCAATAACACTAGCCTATACTCCTAAAAAAGACAACCCTGACAGTTGGATATGAACAAATATCAATCAGATATGTAAACGTAAAATTAACCGATGAGACAACTGAAATCCTGAATGACCAAGCAATGTCCAGATAATAATAGGGTTGATGAAACCAGAAAATCATGGTTATCTATAAGATTGTTGATTGTTGCTTTTAGCAAGGTGATATTTCGGTATGAAGACTGAGTGATATGACTACAGATACGCAGTAATAGAGCATATTGTGTCTTATCCTATAATTCTCGATCTTCTATTGCATTTATTTTTGTAAAGTGTGTCTTTAATTTAGAGTTTCCTTTGAAGGGTGACATTAATGTTCCACTTTATCTTCTATTCAGTTCGTTTCAATTCGAACATGGAAATATTAAAGAATGTTATCAGTAAAGTGAATATGTAATGGTAAAACTTGATTCTCTTACTGTGGCTTGTACCCACATTGACCAATATTACAATTAAGGAAATTACTAATGATCTGTTTGAACAGTAATCAACTTAATATTCGAATGAAATCTTATCACTAAACAATCTATAATCACTAGATACTTTCATATAATCCAGTGAGATAGCctccaaatgtcctggtacggccgagagtgaggagactccgctctccctcttcaaatgctctcacatagccacgtgtatatagcctctaccagggaagtcttagtcactgccttctcacaccacgggtgttgtttacgaaattgagaggacgaaaagcaaatgtccggcgctttaactgggttggtggacatggaaagttcacctaaggGAATTTGGAAAACTGagtccaaaccaatggtgcacatgggctctccagtatcctgagggaacaagtggtgtatgaatcaatcgttgatcactggctatcatgggactgcatctcctcacgatgctccactgtcctgtggatcagatctttaggtcacaggcttcgggtgtggtcccctaagcaaaccacctttttcagtttgggcacgtgggaagtgtcacagccctcacacgaatCGAATAAGATttttgcggcgcatatatatctgtggcttccttgtaccaatatttatgtgtttaaataaataaataaatccagtGTGTAATGATGATGGAGTCATATGGATCCAATTGAGATATAAACCTTCGAAAGTTATACTGGTAGACAGATATGACCAAAATATGATTTAATCCGTAGAATCAAATAGACAACACAAACTGAAGAAATGTTATTTACGTTATTACTGTGAAATGTGAATAGATCTGGATTGTTTTTAATCAAAATTCATAAGGAAAAATTAAGCAAGCACTAAATTGAACaaagcttatgacttcaggcaatatcgagttaatccgtacaggatgtacataagccaacaagagactgatcaattacagtcctaaataacaatggaaagatacaagtaaacaacaccaagtgaatataacttcacctcattgcacaagcaggtggctatcaggactcagtatctgagtggataacgcgatggtgtttgaagcgaacggtactgggttcaagtcccagagtgcaggtacatccagctgacgagtcccaaacaggacgaaacgagcgtcctgtattccacttctAGAtcttatccatctttgcttattcagGTCACTGTTCTACTTTACTGATTAATACTCACCAATCAGGTTATTAAATAAGAACTACAGAGTGTGTATATGCTTAAATGTTTTTCATTCTGTCGTTAGTTTTTAACTTAttcaattggttacaataactTTTACTCATGAATTCTTTTTAACTATAGTcttcaaataaaatgagaacAACAAATTGTAGTTTCGAATTAACGAATACCACAATTACACCTGATGTAATACGTTTACAAAAAATTAAGAATGCATGTGTCAATTTACCAAATACCATCGATTTGGTTGATTTAGTTGCTGGAGTAACAATATCTGATGGAGAACATTTAAAAATTGGTCAGTTAAGGGTAAGTAGTTTTTCTTGTATTCTGATTGAACTGACACTTAGTGTAAATAGTTCTTACAAATGAACTGAGCGTTGAACAAAGCTGAAAACAACAAAACTATCTActtagtaagcaaagatggatattggccagcaatggaatccagtttgacgcgcaacacttcgttctatttgggactcgttagttggatgtaccttcatctcagagttgatgttcactctgggactcgaacccagtaccttatTAATTGAGTGTTACTTTTGCACTTGTTTAATATTCCTTAAACTATTGCATTTCACTAGACCTGAACTAATAAAGAATAAGGACAAGAGAAAACGAAGATGATATTTTATACATATGGAATTACAAAATATACTGTAGCAAAAAGACAACACCGTTGCTATTGCAATGAGTTGGACTTccttgacagtggctgtatacacgaAACCATGTAATAGCATTTCTAGAGGAAAAGCGGACTTTCCAGACCATCGGCTGTATCAGGGATTTTTCTTGTTAAAATACATGAGTTACGCATATCCTTCCTATGGATGTTTTTGAAACGTCTATCATGATAATTAATCGTCATTTCAAGTactttttataaaattaatttgtagttgaattcatgagtcaattgaagctagaccaccatggaaaacctggaagtactggacggccatttcatcctattcggctTGACAATTGAACCGACGTTCAACAGtattaatgtttaatttcaattGATCTATTATCTTGCaaaacccttcatccattgtctgagatgGATATCTGTCTCACAACCAACACCGATTAGACTCTTCTGGTAACAGttcctcactagaactccaggagttaCATCTGgaaactagtcactagtgagcctatgattattatcagaatgttttttataaaaaaataataatcataataaatgtaaaaattCATCAGACTAGCACAACGCACCATTTgcaatattttcttttaaaaaatataaacacatTTTTGAAATACGGGCTTTCTATAGTTGTATTTTAATTAACTACAAAGAAaagtgtaatatatatatatatatatatatatatatattggaNNNNNNNNNNNNNNNNNNNNNNNNNNNNNNNNNNNNNNNNNNNNNNNNNNNNNNNNNNNNNNNNNNNNNNNNNNNNNNNNNNNNNNNNNNNNNNNNNNNNNNNNNNNNNNNNNNNNNNNNNNNNNNNNNNNNNNNNNNNNNNNNNNNNNNNNNNNNNNNNNNNNNNNNNNNNNNNNNNNNNNNNNNNNNNNNNNNNNNNNCAGTGAGCACAAGCTCTCAAAGTCGTGGGGAATCGACTCGCAAATATACACGAGAGATAACGttcatgagactcctcagcagtgtgcatccacgatctcgcgcactgctgaggagtctcataatagaatgaaatggccgtccagtgcttccaggttttccatgatggtctagcttcaatggactcatgatttcaactatgagaatactgaaatctccacaaaactccttctgaaatTAATTTGCTTAAAATTTTCTGATATTGTATCTGTTCATAACTGATTTGTTTTATAAAGGATTTCATCAATGATCAGTGATCACAATCATTAACATGATCTTGATTATTGTCACCCCAAAAAGATCGATATTGTTTTTCGGAAGGAAATAAATTGAAAGTATcgattttaaataaatcaaactttCAAGTGAATCAATATTacttttgagatggtggagaagatttgtagctcaggtggatgctTCGGgtacttctacccgaagtttgtgctgatgatgtcattcagaaggacgatgaaagctccacgaccaaaccatctagctcagagaacaagcCTACATCAGAATCTATATTACGTCTAAAAAAACTCTTTTGCTGCATAAATATTTACAACTTATCGATTTCAATACCCCAGAAATATTTGGGAAcaataaactaaattaaaaCATGCTAATCACTCAAACAACAATGTCGACGTCATAGTGTAACCTGTGGGTCCAGGATTTGATCTCACCATAAATGCGTATAAGTTCATTCATTCCAGATCATCACAACTATAGGAAATCAAATGATCCAACCGCAGTATGATATTGGATGTAGTGATCATCGTTATCTCATGTGACCAGCTAGTTGGACTGAATTAGTTGGAGTAGTAGATGTTCAAGACTCTACTTCTTCCGACGATGAAGCATACGAAGACGAAAGTCTGCAAAATGACGTCCTAGACTTTGCCACTCTATTGACTGTAGTGAAGtctgttataaataaaattacttttaCTTGTAACCAAGATATCTAATGAAACAGTCTCCAAATAGAAAGAAATAGGAGTTAGCAACAGTCTAGTAATAAATGGAGTAACGATTTACAGAAAGATTAGTTTCAAGATATTGTTACTTGTGGTCACACTGTCTGTTAGTAATAACAGCCATtatctatgtctaacttaaaatttattttgacGTTAGACAGTCGAAGGCGATTACCAGTAATCTCAAAAACATAAGTTATGTTGGAGCTCATCACCAAAATGTAGTCACAATGC comes from the Schistosoma mansoni, WGS project CABG00000000 data, supercontig 0279, strain Puerto Rico, whole genome shotgun sequence genome and includes:
- a CDS encoding lin-7-like proteins, which codes for MPSEQKDSIHELIKQLKDSTLKSSIENVSMENNMLVKNDNISKEDNPTKRKSRKPLMKQLPETMLQNKRINGSGKLVFDYEGNLISVPKLYPVNNNKQDESFTTDSHSNGTDNNILGNEIPIQWRFVLKSYSNSTTNNQFGIRINSKSSNKMRTTNCSFELTNTTITPDVIRLQKIKNACVNLPNTIDLVDLVAGVTISDGEHLKIGQLRVSSFSCILIELTLSVNSSYK